The following DNA comes from Deltaproteobacteria bacterium.
TTTTAACCACTGCGGTAATTTTTCGGCAATCACTCCAAAACCGTGAATAATGCGTCCGCTGCCTTCCTCCTGGCAATAAAGTTGATCCAAAAATTTCATCACTACCATTTCGGCTTCGTGCAAGCGAAGTCCATGGAGGTCGATTTCTGTATTCATAAAATGGGTTTACACATTCAATTTGCCAAAAATAATTTCCTACTATAGCTACGGGGATCTATGCCAAATCCCAATGTGAGTGCAACACCCAAAACTAAAGTTATTTTAGTCACTACCGCCATGCTTTCTTTTATTTCTTTCTGGAGAGCCGGGGCTATTGTGCTTTGCGATTTGGGTTCTTCTGCCTTTTATGCCGGAGGGATTGCTGAGAAGGCTATCGGAGAAGCCGCACCCTGGTTCATTTTGGCCATCATGCTTTTTGCCAATCTCGTGCGTATGGTTTATGTAGAGTCCTGTTCCATGTTTGTGCGAGGGGGAGTTTATAAAGTTGTCAAAGAGGCGATGGGAGGTACCTTGGCCAAGTTTGCCGTTTCGGCTTTGGTGTTCGATTACATACTGACGGGACCGATCAGTGCGGTTTCTGCGGGGCAGTATTTGGTCAGTTATATCAACGAACTTTTTCAATATTTTCATCTTTCCTATCATGTTCCTTATGTGCTCGGTTCCGTGCTGGTTGCCGGAAGTATTTTGCTCTATTTTTGGCGAAAAAATATTATTGGAATAGAGGAATCCAGTGACAAAGCCCTGAAGATTTTTCTCGTCACCTGTGTGGTGGGGCTTATTCTTCTCATTTTTTCTCTTTGGACGATAGGGGTCCAGCATCCGGCACTTCCTTCCTTACATGTCAAGCTTTCCGAAGATTCCATGGGCTGGCTGGCCCATTTTGACAAATTAAAAACTCTCACCTGGGTGGCGGTGCTGATAGGCTTAGGGCATTCCTTGTTAGCGATGAGTG
Coding sequences within:
- a CDS encoding Smr/MutS family protein yields the protein MNTEIDLHGLRLHEAEMVVMKFLDQLYCQEEGSGRIIHGFGVIAEKLPQWLKNYPYVKRFERAPFNLGVTLVFMDII